Sequence from the Hamadaea flava genome:
AGCAGCACCGCCAGCGGGAAGACCACGAACTCGACGTAGAACAGCTTCCAGATCAGCATGTAGTAGCGACGGACGGCGTCGGTGTCGGCGCCGTCCACGCGTATCCCGGTCAGCCACAGCACCGCCAGCGCGGCGGCGTGCGCGGCGACGAGCACCACGCTGTCGACGTCCGGGACGCCGGCCAGCCCGGCGGCGATGACGGCGGCGTACCCGAGGCTCAGGATCGCCTGGCACAGCCGCAGGGTGCGGCGGGGGCCGATGGTCAGCACCAGGGTCGAGATCTGGTGGCGGCGGTCGCCGTCGACGTCCGGGATGTCTTTCATCAGGGCGATGACGGCCGCGAACCCGGCCATGAACCCCACCATGAGCAGCACGTACGCCGGCAGTTCGGCCCGCCCGGTGAGCGCGGCCGAGTAGGCGAGGTAGACGCCGAGGTTGGCCACGACCGCACGGGCGGCGATGATGCACGCCGCGGCCAGCAGCGGGAACCGTTTGAGCCGCATCGGCGGCACCGAGTAGCCGGTGCCGATCGCGGCGATGATCGCGATCGCGGTGAACAGGTAGCGGCCTTGCAGCCCGGCCAGCAGCAGCGCCACCCCGCCGGAGACGGCCACGATCGCGACCGCGCCGCCGCGGCGCAGCGTACCGGCGGCCAGCGGCAGGTAGGGCTTGCTGATCCGGTCGATCTCGACGTCGGTGAGCTGGTTGAGCCCGACGACGTAGACGTTGACGGCGAGGCTGGCGACCAGCACCACCAGCCACAGGGCGGGGTCTTGTCGTTGGGCGGCATGGGTGGCCAGCACGTAGAGCGCGCAGACCGCCAAGGCGGTGCCGATGATCGTGTGCGGGCGCGAGAACGCCCACAGGGTGCGCAGTCCCGCCGCGGTGGTCCTCATGCCGCTGACTATGCCTTGATCAAGGATGCCGCACCACCGGCTCGCCACTGGTGGTGCGGCATTTTCATCCCCTCGGTGCAGTGGTTGAGTCGGTCCGGGTGGGATGACTGAGTCCTCCGCGACGGGGCGACTGAGTAGGCGGGTGAGCCCCCTCAGTGAGCGCCGTCGGGGATGTGCTCGACGCCGATGCGCTTGCGGAACACCCAGTAGGTCCAGCCCTGGTAGAGCAGCACCAGCGGGGTGAACACGACCGCCACCCAGGTCATGATCTTCAGCGTGTACGGGGTGGACGACGCGTTCTGCGCGGTCAGGCTCCACTCGGGCAGCAGCGACGACGGGAACACGTTCGGCCACAGCGCCACGAACAGCGACACCACCGTCAACGCGATGGCCGCCGCCGTCCCGGCGAACGCCCAGCCTTCCTTGCGGGTGCCCGGCCGCTGCCCCTTGCGTACGACTATGAGTGACAGGGAGGCCGCGAACGCCGCGACGGCTGCCACGGACAGCACGATCGACGCGCCGGTGGACCGGTAGCTGAAGGTGAACGCGAAGAACGCCACCGCGAACAGCGCGGCGAGCAGGCCGGCCTTCGACGCGACCGCGCGGGCGTGGTCGCGGACCTCGCCGGTGGTCTTGAGGGTCAGGAAGATCGCGCCGTGGGTGAGGAACAGCAGCACCATGGTCACCCCGGCGAGGACCGAGTACGGGTTGAGCAGGTCCCAGAATGAGCCGACGTATTCCAGCGGGCCGTTCGGCAGCGGCTTGGGCCGGATCTTGAGGCCGTGGACGATGTTGCCGAACGCGACGCCCCACAGGAACGCCGGGACCACCGACCCGATCACGATGCAGGCGTCCCACCGCCGCCGCCACTTCGGGTCGTCGCGGGTGCCCCGGTACTCGAACGCCACCCCGCGCACGATCAGCGCGACCAGGATGAGCAGCAGCGGCAGGTAGAACGCGCTGAACATGGTGGCGTACCACTCGGGGAACGCGGCGAAGGTCGCGCCGCCGGCGGTGATGACCCACACCTCGTTGCCGTCCCAGACCGGCCCGATCGTGTTGATCAGGACGCGGCGGCGGCGTTCCGCGAGGGCCCGGTCGCCGTGGGCCCGCCCGAGCACGGGCAGCAGCATGCCGACGCCGAAGTCGAAGCCTTCCAGGACGAAGTAGCCGGTCCACAGGATGGCGATGAGGATGAACCAGACGGTGGTCAGTTCCATGTCTTGTCTCCGCCTCAGACTCAGTACGCGAACGCGAGGGGCTGGTCGGTCTTGTCGGGCCGCTCCGGCGGCGGCGTCACGTCCG
This genomic interval carries:
- a CDS encoding homogentisate phytyltransferase, whose translation is MRTTAAGLRTLWAFSRPHTIIGTALAVCALYVLATHAAQRQDPALWLVVLVASLAVNVYVVGLNQLTDVEIDRISKPYLPLAAGTLRRGGAVAIVAVSGGVALLLAGLQGRYLFTAIAIIAAIGTGYSVPPMRLKRFPLLAAACIIAARAVVANLGVYLAYSAALTGRAELPAYVLLMVGFMAGFAAVIALMKDIPDVDGDRRHQISTLVLTIGPRRTLRLCQAILSLGYAAVIAAGLAGVPDVDSVVLVAAHAAALAVLWLTGIRVDGADTDAVRRYYMLIWKLFYVEFVVFPLAVLLA
- the cydB gene encoding cytochrome d ubiquinol oxidase subunit II: MELTTVWFILIAILWTGYFVLEGFDFGVGMLLPVLGRAHGDRALAERRRRVLINTIGPVWDGNEVWVITAGGATFAAFPEWYATMFSAFYLPLLLILVALIVRGVAFEYRGTRDDPKWRRRWDACIVIGSVVPAFLWGVAFGNIVHGLKIRPKPLPNGPLEYVGSFWDLLNPYSVLAGVTMVLLFLTHGAIFLTLKTTGEVRDHARAVASKAGLLAALFAVAFFAFTFSYRSTGASIVLSVAAVAAFAASLSLIVVRKGQRPGTRKEGWAFAGTAAAIALTVVSLFVALWPNVFPSSLLPEWSLTAQNASSTPYTLKIMTWVAVVFTPLVLLYQGWTYWVFRKRIGVEHIPDGAH